In Spirosoma aureum, a single genomic region encodes these proteins:
- a CDS encoding dihydrofolate reductase family protein, which yields MRKLVLFAHISLDGFASDIDGGLGFLSYNEELQQFAQELIKTVGAPVYGKNTYQLMAGYWPTVLNDPNADKHSLDHARWVEQIPKIVFSTTLASADWNNTTLINANVVEEVNELKQQPGKDLVIFGSPGLAKSLMNLGLIDEYKLTLHPVILGQGISLFDSPTQMCLLKLLESKTLESGVVTLHYAAR from the coding sequence ATGAGAAAGTTAGTTTTGTTCGCCCATATCTCCCTGGATGGTTTTGCTTCAGACATTGACGGCGGGCTGGGTTTTTTATCCTACAATGAGGAACTTCAACAATTCGCCCAAGAGCTGATAAAAACGGTAGGCGCTCCTGTCTATGGGAAGAATACGTATCAGTTAATGGCAGGTTACTGGCCCACCGTTTTGAACGATCCAAATGCGGACAAACATTCTCTTGATCATGCACGATGGGTGGAACAGATTCCCAAAATCGTTTTTTCAACCACATTAGCCAGTGCCGATTGGAATAATACGACGCTGATCAATGCCAATGTGGTGGAAGAGGTGAACGAACTTAAACAACAACCTGGCAAAGATCTGGTGATATTCGGCAGCCCTGGCCTAGCCAAAAGCCTAATGAATCTGGGACTGATCGATGAGTATAAATTGACGCTGCATCCGGTGATACTCGGGCAAGGTATCAGCCTGTTCGACAGCCCCACGCAAATGTGTTTATTGAAATTACTGGAATCAAAAACACTTGAGTCGGGAGTAGTGACGTTGCATTACGCGGCACGCTGA
- a CDS encoding acyltransferase family protein → MNNNQLGTKPHYRLLDGLRGVAAIIVVCFHLTEPLASSHLDNIINHGYLAVDFFFLLSGFVIGYAYDDRWGQLTIGSFLRRRFERLQPLVVLGMTLGAIGFYYTDSTIWPLIHTVPVWKLLLVMLIGYTLLPIPLSMDIRGWQEMHPLNSVSWSLFFEYIVNILYALGLRKLSNKALACFVVLTGVVLLHFAVTNPNGDVTGGWTLNAEHMRIGIIRTLFPFFAGLLLSRISRPVSISHAFFWCSLLVVIVLLMPRIGGADYRWMNGLYEAFCIILVFPFIVYIGASGVVHSQREAKLCHFLGNLSYPLYTTHYVLVYFYVAWVSNHKGITVWQAWPYALLTFSGAIVLAYGSLRLYDEPVRAWLRKKLK, encoded by the coding sequence ATGAACAATAACCAACTTGGTACAAAGCCCCACTATCGACTATTAGATGGACTTCGGGGTGTAGCCGCTATAATCGTGGTGTGCTTTCACCTGACCGAGCCGCTGGCCAGCAGCCACCTTGACAATATTATCAACCACGGCTACCTGGCCGTTGATTTTTTCTTTCTGTTATCCGGCTTTGTCATTGGGTATGCCTACGACGATAGATGGGGCCAATTAACCATCGGCAGCTTTCTTCGGCGCCGGTTCGAGCGGCTTCAACCACTGGTTGTCCTGGGCATGACGCTGGGCGCCATAGGCTTTTACTATACTGACTCAACGATATGGCCGCTTATTCATACCGTTCCTGTCTGGAAGCTGCTTCTGGTTATGCTGATCGGTTATACACTACTACCAATACCCCTTTCGATGGATATACGCGGCTGGCAAGAAATGCACCCGCTCAATAGTGTTAGCTGGTCCTTATTTTTCGAGTATATCGTTAATATTCTGTACGCGCTGGGTCTTCGGAAATTATCAAATAAAGCCTTGGCTTGTTTTGTTGTACTTACCGGTGTTGTGCTTTTGCATTTTGCGGTTACCAACCCTAACGGAGACGTTACCGGTGGCTGGACACTCAATGCGGAACACATGCGTATTGGGATAATACGTACCCTATTCCCATTTTTTGCCGGTCTGCTTTTATCGCGTATTTCTCGGCCTGTCTCTATTAGTCACGCGTTCTTCTGGTGTAGCCTGCTGGTGGTAATTGTTTTGCTTATGCCAAGAATAGGAGGTGCAGACTATCGTTGGATGAATGGCTTGTACGAAGCATTTTGCATCATTCTAGTCTTCCCATTCATTGTCTACATAGGTGCCAGTGGTGTGGTGCATAGTCAAAGGGAAGCTAAACTTTGTCATTTTCTGGGTAATCTTTCTTATCCCTTATACACAACCCATTATGTGCTGGTCTATTTTTATGTGGCCTGGGTAAGCAATCATAAGGGCATTACGGTATGGCAGGCTTGGCCCTATGCCCTGCTCACCTTTTCTGGCGCTATCGTGTTGGCTTATGGCAGTTTAAGGTTGTACGATGAACCGGTACGAGCCTGGTTACGAAAAAAGCTGAAGTAG
- a CDS encoding NUDIX hydrolase, which translates to MKKFNPNEYIAHLSIDCVVFGYQNNELNVLISKFRFGEGSWSLPGGYILKTEGIDKAAKRILRQRTGLAHIYLEQFHVFGDENRIIRSANRPIVREDLRQFGQGRFDEEAIDWITSRFVCIGFYALVDIAKVNPQPGEFDEYLEWRNLNDIPQMIHDHSEILTMAIETLRQNLDQKLIGFNLLPETFTMREVQQLYEAVYDRSFPINNFQKKILDLNVLERLHKRYTGAANTAPYLYRFRK; encoded by the coding sequence ATGAAGAAATTCAATCCAAACGAGTATATAGCCCACCTATCAATAGATTGTGTGGTTTTTGGGTATCAGAATAACGAATTGAACGTGCTGATTTCCAAATTCAGGTTTGGAGAAGGCAGTTGGTCTTTACCCGGCGGCTATATTCTGAAAACAGAAGGGATCGACAAGGCTGCCAAGCGTATACTTCGTCAGCGAACCGGCCTGGCGCATATCTATTTGGAACAATTTCACGTCTTTGGCGACGAAAACCGAATTATCAGAAGTGCTAACAGACCAATAGTGAGGGAGGATCTACGGCAGTTTGGCCAGGGTCGCTTTGATGAAGAAGCCATAGACTGGATAACCAGTCGGTTTGTTTGTATTGGCTTTTACGCACTGGTTGATATCGCTAAAGTGAACCCTCAACCGGGCGAATTCGATGAGTATCTGGAATGGCGCAATCTGAACGACATCCCTCAAATGATTCATGACCATAGTGAGATTCTCACAATGGCCATCGAAACGTTACGTCAAAATCTAGACCAAAAACTAATCGGCTTTAATCTGCTGCCCGAAACTTTTACAATGCGCGAGGTGCAGCAACTCTACGAAGCTGTTTATGACCGGTCGTTTCCCATCAATAATTTTCAAAAGAAAATACTCGATCTGAACGTGTTAGAACGTCTTCACAAGCGATATACGGGAGCTGCGAATACCGCTCCCTATTTATATCGATTTAGGAAGTAG
- a CDS encoding response regulator yields the protein MNEHPIIFIDADDDDHDMFKQALMELALPHPVVVFSNGQPALDYLKTTTQIPFLIISEISMPGMSGLELRQQIDQDPVLRKKCIPFVFMTHPVEEPVVEEAYELTIQGLFEKKSTYTAWKTQLASIIAYWTECHHPKRATQ from the coding sequence ATGAACGAACACCCCATCATTTTTATTGACGCCGATGATGATGATCATGACATGTTTAAACAAGCCTTGATGGAGTTAGCCCTACCTCATCCTGTAGTCGTTTTTTCCAACGGCCAACCCGCCCTGGACTATCTGAAGACAACAACTCAGATTCCCTTTTTGATTATTTCCGAAATCAGTATGCCGGGGATGAGTGGCCTGGAGCTTCGACAACAAATCGATCAGGATCCCGTCCTGCGCAAAAAGTGTATTCCATTCGTGTTCATGACCCACCCCGTTGAAGAACCAGTGGTCGAAGAAGCTTATGAATTAACCATTCAGGGATTATTTGAAAAGAAGTCCACTTACACTGCCTGGAAAACTCAGTTAGCATCCATTATTGCCTATTGGACGGAGTGCCATCACCCCAAACGTGCTACTCAGTAA
- a CDS encoding dihydrofolate reductase family protein, protein MEVTTPIVHSNPAEVLLKLKQQPGNKISVDSVSLLPKLIAAGLIDEFHLVVQPVMVGKGKQLLNGYSQ, encoded by the coding sequence ATGGAGGTTACTACACCAATTGTTCATAGCAACCCGGCCGAAGTACTCCTGAAACTGAAGCAACAACCGGGCAATAAAATTTCAGTTGATAGTGTAAGCCTGCTTCCTAAATTGATCGCAGCGGGCCTTATCGATGAATTTCATTTGGTGGTTCAGCCGGTAATGGTGGGGAAAGGGAAACAATTGCTCAATGGATACAGTCAATAG
- a CDS encoding alpha-amylase family protein, protein MKPSFLFFKSCLYVCLFLIISGKVLAGTIFSVKSDGYEFYWDIAKDSALLRKEKPVQTLWKGSLLPAFWLQTESGTRQYVKATLVDAGNLRENGGMVKLTLGTLGNGSLEINYAQGVIRITRVTVDWNGTPPKLISMYFGTSLMNAEEKVRAPTQEYPFWPDWEAAGICIPSAKGNPTQSFFRMWDLGHAALPLGSFGPSLGTPYAAAFPRPFYSCAMGNQPGWIVLGAGSIPDAAMVYKIQSSNGCLQYLYREDLWSKSTASQRIWNEPLRITWAATAYDAYKAYFDSFGPFTSAQGNHQLNVWNTWGDFKNGDFNLKAITDKALDFKADILAIDDSWESSQGSGIWNEQRFPKYKEDLAYIRSKGLKTGYWQNIIWLGEPEKFGLTVDDLLCGTDGKPVKTAWNMNPHGKGFYCLDPSSAKAVALIRNRTQTIVRELKPDFLKLDFGYGIPSPDVATARNPALRGENLAYALLRLVSDAAREINPNITIQYYSIHPLFRPIQNLLALDDMGDAGGHEVEGHGQWSIWSSLAGQQRMAITASSGYDWNADDEVLLNTAIVGGQSAVLPRKLDDGSPVPIQKISKRMALALWHRTSVGWTPLWLNSQKGSLSKEPAPICWGRLENNRLTALALRESPVPFDKSVIRNMKWQGRWALISQDEQSIFETKKLALIPFEGEGGFVELPLAKKPAKVVAVINKAEKPFSAWEWKNGLLIIKDRSLQDNPLLNGFLVYQ, encoded by the coding sequence ATGAAGCCTTCCTTCCTCTTTTTCAAAAGCTGTTTATACGTTTGCCTGTTTCTCATCATATCCGGCAAGGTACTGGCCGGAACCATTTTCTCGGTGAAATCAGATGGTTACGAATTCTATTGGGACATCGCTAAAGATTCGGCCTTGCTCCGTAAAGAGAAACCAGTGCAGACACTCTGGAAAGGGAGCCTTTTGCCTGCGTTCTGGCTCCAAACCGAATCGGGGACGCGACAATACGTTAAGGCGACACTTGTTGATGCTGGTAATCTTCGGGAAAATGGGGGAATGGTTAAGCTAACTTTGGGTACGTTGGGAAACGGAAGCCTGGAAATTAACTACGCACAAGGTGTGATCCGTATTACGAGAGTAACCGTTGACTGGAACGGCACTCCCCCGAAATTGATTTCGATGTATTTCGGTACGTCGCTCATGAACGCCGAGGAGAAAGTTCGCGCGCCAACGCAGGAGTATCCGTTCTGGCCGGACTGGGAGGCCGCCGGGATATGCATTCCCAGTGCAAAAGGAAATCCAACCCAGAGCTTTTTTCGGATGTGGGATTTGGGCCATGCCGCATTACCACTGGGCAGTTTCGGACCGAGTTTAGGAACGCCCTACGCAGCCGCTTTCCCGCGTCCTTTCTACAGTTGCGCCATGGGTAACCAGCCGGGCTGGATTGTGCTGGGTGCCGGTAGTATACCCGATGCGGCTATGGTCTATAAAATACAGTCGTCAAATGGTTGTCTGCAGTATCTCTACCGGGAGGATTTGTGGAGTAAATCGACGGCTAGCCAACGGATTTGGAACGAACCGCTACGTATCACCTGGGCAGCAACGGCTTATGATGCCTATAAGGCCTATTTTGATTCGTTCGGGCCGTTTACATCGGCGCAGGGCAATCATCAACTCAACGTCTGGAATACCTGGGGCGACTTCAAAAATGGAGATTTCAATCTCAAGGCGATCACCGACAAAGCACTGGATTTTAAAGCCGATATCCTGGCGATTGACGACTCCTGGGAAAGTTCGCAGGGAAGTGGTATCTGGAATGAGCAGCGTTTTCCAAAGTATAAAGAAGACCTGGCTTACATTCGCTCTAAAGGGTTGAAAACCGGATACTGGCAAAATATCATCTGGTTGGGCGAACCAGAAAAGTTTGGTCTGACAGTTGATGATTTGCTCTGTGGAACCGATGGTAAACCCGTAAAAACCGCCTGGAATATGAATCCGCATGGGAAAGGCTTTTACTGTCTGGATCCCAGTTCGGCCAAAGCGGTGGCGTTGATTCGAAATCGGACGCAAACCATTGTCCGTGAACTGAAACCCGATTTTTTGAAACTGGATTTCGGCTATGGCATTCCCAGCCCTGATGTTGCTACAGCCCGAAATCCGGCTCTACGGGGCGAGAATCTTGCCTATGCACTTCTCAGGCTGGTGTCAGATGCGGCCCGTGAAATCAATCCGAACATCACGATTCAATACTATTCGATTCATCCCTTGTTTCGACCAATCCAGAATCTACTGGCACTCGATGACATGGGTGACGCGGGTGGACATGAAGTTGAAGGTCACGGACAATGGAGCATCTGGAGTTCGCTGGCCGGACAGCAGCGTATGGCCATTACGGCATCAAGCGGCTACGATTGGAACGCTGATGATGAGGTTTTACTCAATACGGCTATCGTTGGTGGGCAGAGCGCGGTGCTGCCTCGTAAACTGGACGACGGATCGCCGGTGCCGATTCAGAAAATCAGCAAACGCATGGCACTGGCGCTCTGGCACCGAACGAGCGTAGGCTGGACACCGTTGTGGCTCAATAGCCAGAAAGGTAGTTTGTCAAAGGAGCCTGCACCTATTTGCTGGGGTCGTCTGGAAAACAACCGGCTGACAGCGTTGGCGTTGCGAGAGAGCCCGGTTCCCTTTGACAAATCGGTTATTCGGAACATGAAGTGGCAGGGACGATGGGCCTTAATTTCGCAGGATGAGCAAAGTATTTTTGAGACAAAGAAACTAGCGTTGATTCCGTTTGAGGGTGAGGGTGGTTTTGTGGAATTGCCACTTGCAAAAAAGCCCGCGAAAGTCGTTGCCGTCATCAATAAAGCCGAAAAGCCATTTAGCGCATGGGAATGGAAAAACGGTTTGTTGATAATCAAGGACAGGAGTTTACAGGATAATCCATTACTGAATGGCTTTCTTGTCTATCAATAA
- a CDS encoding response regulator — protein sequence MTSKAPILVIEDDEDDQLFIQEALKSLAIVNPVVFFNNGVMAIEYLIAAPEAPLVILSDVNMPAMNGIELRQLIDLNEYLKLKCIPFVFLTTAADQGLVNTAYSMTIQGYFKKERTFVGLQEQLRSILDYWDKCLHPNSSFK from the coding sequence ATGACGAGCAAAGCACCCATTTTGGTGATAGAAGATGATGAAGATGATCAACTCTTTATTCAGGAAGCCCTTAAAAGCCTGGCCATTGTGAATCCAGTCGTCTTTTTTAACAATGGCGTTATGGCAATTGAATACTTAATCGCTGCCCCTGAAGCTCCCTTAGTGATTCTAAGCGATGTCAATATGCCGGCCATGAACGGCATTGAACTTCGCCAGTTGATTGATTTGAATGAGTATTTGAAACTGAAATGTATCCCTTTCGTTTTTTTAACCACGGCAGCCGATCAGGGTCTGGTCAATACGGCCTACAGTATGACCATTCAGGGGTACTTTAAAAAAGAACGCACCTTTGTGGGTTTACAAGAACAGTTACGCTCGATCCTTGATTACTGGGATAAGTGTTTACACCCAAATAGCAGTTTTAAGTAG
- a CDS encoding TolB family protein, producing the protein MMDSRQLLASPFRFKWSAFVIVWVLISLSAGAQSKKDTTSYIQTLDIRTGKIDTVLAIKAHFEAPNWHPDNYLVLNSKGKIHTLNLASKKLTELNTGFATACNNDHGISPDKKWLVVSHNDKRDSSKKAYKSALYVLPVSGGEPRRVTPEVPSFWHGWSMDGKTLAYCAERNGNFDIYTIGIDGGTEKRLTSTEGLDDGPDYSPDGKYIYFNSYRTGHMQIWRMRTDGTNPEQLTSDENSNWFAHPSPDNNWIVYIAYTSDEKQAHLFGKQVKLRLMNPKTKAIKDITPVFFGGQGTINVPSWSPDSRKVAFVSYQVN; encoded by the coding sequence ATGATGGATTCTCGTCAATTATTGGCTTCGCCGTTTCGCTTCAAATGGTCGGCTTTTGTCATCGTCTGGGTGCTAATCTCCCTGAGTGCCGGAGCACAATCCAAAAAGGACACTACCAGCTATATTCAGACTCTTGACATCCGAACCGGGAAAATTGACACCGTGTTGGCCATCAAAGCCCATTTCGAAGCGCCCAATTGGCACCCGGACAACTATCTGGTTCTTAATAGTAAAGGGAAAATACACACCCTGAATTTAGCCTCTAAAAAATTAACGGAACTCAACACGGGTTTCGCTACGGCCTGTAATAACGACCACGGCATTTCGCCCGACAAAAAATGGTTAGTCGTCAGTCACAATGATAAACGTGACTCGTCGAAAAAAGCTTATAAATCAGCGCTATATGTACTTCCCGTTTCGGGCGGAGAGCCCCGGCGGGTTACGCCTGAAGTCCCCTCGTTCTGGCACGGCTGGAGCATGGATGGTAAGACTCTGGCCTACTGCGCCGAACGGAATGGTAACTTTGATATATATACCATCGGAATTGACGGGGGAACTGAAAAACGGCTGACCAGCACGGAAGGGTTGGATGACGGTCCCGATTACTCACCTGATGGAAAATATATTTATTTCAATTCTTACCGTACAGGGCATATGCAGATCTGGCGAATGAGGACCGATGGCACCAACCCTGAACAACTGACGTCCGACGAAAATTCGAACTGGTTTGCCCATCCCTCGCCCGATAATAACTGGATTGTTTACATCGCCTACACCTCCGATGAAAAGCAGGCTCATTTGTTTGGCAAACAAGTCAAGCTCCGGCTAATGAACCCCAAAACGAAAGCCATAAAAGACATTACGCCCGTCTTTTTTGGCGGGCAAGGCACAATCAATGTACCTTCCTGGAGTCCTGACAGTAGAAAAGTAGCGTTTGTCAGTTATC
- a CDS encoding glycoside hydrolase family 2 TIM barrel-domain containing protein → MKSIIFACYVLVATYAIGQQKPTRTRLFDSDWRFLKDSTVQAEQATYNDASWRKLDLPHDWSIEDLPNQIPDQVAGPFLRTSVGNTSTGYTVGGTGWYRKSFTLTSSEKGKTVLIHFDGAYTETDVWLNGHHLGYHPYGYTPFSYDLSPYLSQPETKNVLAVRVKNIGQNSRWYTGSGIYRHVWLTIADPVHIAPLGLAITTTQVTGKSAQVQLTTLIDNASGKTMPIVVQTTLITPSGKPISTTSRQSLTVIANGKGESKQVLTVTNPQLWSPETPHLYKANVVILSGQKRLDSLSTTFGIRSIEFSANQGFVLNGKRVLLKGGCIHHDNGPLGAAAIDRAEERKVELLKANGFNAMRTSHNPPSPALLDACDRLGMLVIDEAFDMWQRPKKPQDYHRFFDKWWQRDLTAMIHRDRNHPSVILWSIGNEINERADPSGLEITKRLADEVHRLDPTRPVTEALCVFWEHPGKVWEDSDKAFALLDVGGYNYEWKHNESDHQRHPERIIVGTETFAKEAFENWQQVEKHPYVIGDFVWTAMDYMGETAIGHTIVQPRPEKDSTKAVLPWPWFNAWCGDLDLIGTKKPQSYYRDVVWRNRPIALAVHSPIPDGMKETVTNWGWPDEQQSWSWPGAEGKPLQVRVFSRSPLVRLELNGKLIGEQRLSDSSLTATFTVPYEPGILKASGFENGKPTGTAELRTAGKPHHLRLTADRSIIRPDRNELSYVTIEVVDEQGIVIPSADLLVSFQLAGVGELAGVANANPTDMSSFQQPQKKTFRGRCLTIVRPQGIPGNITLKASSPDLQSGELMIIVR, encoded by the coding sequence ATGAAAAGCATAATTTTCGCATGTTACGTCCTTGTTGCTACCTATGCGATCGGGCAACAGAAACCCACCCGGACCCGGCTTTTCGATTCGGATTGGCGCTTTTTGAAAGACAGCACGGTTCAGGCTGAACAAGCCACCTACAACGATGCTAGCTGGCGAAAACTGGATCTGCCCCACGACTGGAGCATCGAAGATCTGCCGAACCAGATCCCGGATCAGGTAGCAGGCCCGTTTTTACGAACCAGTGTTGGCAATACGTCCACGGGTTATACCGTCGGCGGAACGGGCTGGTATCGAAAATCCTTTACGCTCACTTCGTCGGAAAAAGGAAAGACGGTTCTGATTCATTTCGATGGCGCTTATACCGAAACGGATGTGTGGTTGAATGGCCACCATCTGGGCTATCATCCCTATGGATACACACCTTTCAGCTATGATCTCAGCCCTTACTTATCGCAGCCGGAAACTAAGAACGTACTGGCTGTCCGCGTAAAAAATATTGGCCAGAATAGCCGTTGGTATACCGGGTCGGGCATCTATCGGCACGTCTGGCTGACCATCGCTGATCCCGTGCATATCGCTCCATTAGGCCTAGCAATCACAACGACCCAGGTTACCGGAAAGTCAGCGCAGGTGCAGCTTACTACGTTGATTGACAATGCAAGTGGGAAGACAATGCCGATTGTTGTGCAAACTACATTGATTACCCCGAGCGGTAAACCCATAAGCACTACGTCCCGGCAGTCCTTAACCGTGATAGCCAACGGCAAAGGCGAGAGCAAACAGGTGTTAACGGTAACGAACCCGCAGCTATGGTCACCCGAAACGCCACACTTGTATAAAGCAAACGTAGTAATTCTGTCAGGACAGAAAAGGCTGGATAGCCTTTCCACCACATTTGGCATCCGCTCGATTGAGTTCAGTGCTAACCAAGGCTTTGTGCTGAATGGGAAACGCGTACTGTTGAAAGGTGGCTGCATTCATCACGACAACGGACCATTGGGGGCCGCAGCCATCGACCGGGCTGAAGAGCGAAAAGTAGAACTATTAAAAGCCAATGGGTTTAATGCCATGCGTACCAGCCATAATCCACCTTCCCCCGCTCTGCTGGATGCATGCGACCGACTGGGAATGCTGGTCATCGACGAAGCATTCGACATGTGGCAGCGGCCCAAAAAGCCACAGGACTATCACCGTTTTTTTGACAAATGGTGGCAACGCGATTTGACCGCGATGATTCACCGCGACCGGAATCATCCCTCTGTTATTCTGTGGAGCATCGGAAATGAAATCAACGAGCGTGCTGATCCATCTGGCCTGGAGATCACTAAAAGACTGGCTGATGAAGTGCACCGGTTAGACCCTACGCGTCCGGTCACCGAGGCACTTTGCGTGTTTTGGGAACATCCTGGCAAAGTCTGGGAAGATTCAGACAAAGCTTTTGCGCTGCTGGATGTGGGAGGCTATAACTACGAATGGAAGCACAATGAATCAGATCATCAGCGCCATCCTGAGCGGATTATAGTAGGTACGGAAACGTTTGCCAAAGAAGCGTTTGAAAACTGGCAGCAAGTCGAAAAGCACCCCTACGTCATCGGTGATTTCGTCTGGACCGCCATGGATTACATGGGCGAAACAGCAATCGGGCATACGATTGTTCAACCCAGGCCCGAGAAAGACAGCACGAAAGCAGTGTTACCGTGGCCCTGGTTCAATGCCTGGTGCGGTGATCTGGATTTGATAGGGACGAAAAAGCCCCAATCATACTACCGCGATGTCGTTTGGCGAAATCGTCCCATTGCGCTAGCCGTTCATAGTCCCATTCCCGACGGCATGAAAGAAACCGTTACGAATTGGGGCTGGCCCGATGAACAGCAAAGTTGGTCATGGCCAGGAGCCGAAGGCAAACCACTACAGGTACGTGTTTTCTCCCGTAGCCCGTTGGTCCGTCTGGAATTGAATGGCAAACTCATAGGCGAACAGCGTCTCTCCGATAGCAGCCTTACGGCTACATTCACAGTACCCTATGAGCCAGGCATTTTAAAAGCCAGCGGTTTTGAAAACGGAAAACCGACTGGCACAGCTGAACTACGAACTGCTGGAAAACCGCACCACCTTCGCTTAACTGCCGATCGATCGATAATTCGTCCTGATCGGAATGAACTATCTTACGTTACCATTGAAGTAGTCGATGAGCAAGGTATTGTGATTCCTTCAGCTGACCTTCTGGTTTCGTTTCAACTGGCGGGGGTAGGCGAGTTAGCGGGCGTAGCCAACGCGAATCCGACGGATATGAGTAGTTTTCAGCAACCTCAAAAAAAGACATTTCGGGGTCGATGTTTAACTATTGTTCGCCCTCAGGGAATTCCGGGAAATATTACGCTAAAAGCCAGTTCTCCCGATTTACAATCGGGGGAATTGATGATCATAGTCCGGTAA
- a CDS encoding sugar phosphate isomerase/epimerase family protein yields MNVHFFCPRWGQEHKPWKAFLQSVKAAGYQGIEASMPVEERERDILLNELAKQGLQFIGQHWETVCTNFDQHYWEFENRLQALVAARPLLINTQTGKDYYSIDQNEKLIELADSIAAQTNVPIIHETHRGKFSFAAHITHTYLRRLPNLRITLDISHWFNTAETFLHDQPEAVALAISRTDHIHCRVGYTEGPQVSDPRAPEWQEAVQHHLDIWDRVVALHRQNDRPICTFTPEFGAPPYMFLQPYTRQSVVNQWDVNQYMMEFLRKRYEISTNL; encoded by the coding sequence ATGAACGTTCATTTTTTCTGCCCGCGCTGGGGCCAGGAACACAAGCCCTGGAAAGCGTTTTTGCAAAGTGTAAAAGCGGCTGGCTATCAGGGTATTGAGGCTAGTATGCCAGTTGAAGAGAGGGAAAGAGATATCCTGTTAAACGAGCTCGCAAAACAGGGGCTTCAGTTTATTGGCCAGCACTGGGAAACGGTCTGTACTAATTTTGACCAGCATTATTGGGAGTTTGAGAACAGGCTTCAGGCATTGGTGGCCGCCCGGCCGCTGTTGATCAATACCCAAACCGGAAAGGACTATTACAGCATTGACCAGAATGAAAAACTGATCGAGCTGGCCGATTCGATTGCCGCTCAAACCAACGTACCGATCATTCATGAGACCCACCGGGGCAAGTTCAGTTTTGCGGCTCATATAACCCATACCTATCTCAGGCGATTGCCGAATCTGAGAATTACACTCGATATCTCGCATTGGTTCAATACCGCCGAAACGTTCCTCCATGATCAGCCGGAAGCGGTTGCACTGGCCATTTCCCGAACCGATCATATTCACTGCCGGGTTGGCTATACAGAAGGTCCGCAAGTATCTGACCCGCGCGCTCCGGAATGGCAGGAAGCGGTACAACACCATCTGGACATTTGGGATCGAGTGGTTGCCCTGCATCGGCAGAATGACCGACCCATTTGCACGTTCACCCCTGAATTTGGAGCGCCACCCTATATGTTTCTGCAACCCTACACGCGCCAGTCCGTGGTCAATCAATGGGACGTAAACCAGTATATGATGGAGTTTCTCCGCAAGCGGTATGAAATTTCCACAAACCTATAA